From a single Planococcus shenhongbingii genomic region:
- a CDS encoding metal-dependent hydrolase — MTGKTHITGGIAASLAFAQITHYDPVILLGAGVIGAILPDICHGGSKIGRTFPMLSKIINTLFGHRTFTHSLLFLILIGALLNAVSVNEAVTAGILVGMVSHYILDMATKNGIKLLFPLKITVRFPITTKTGSIAEYAVFAALSLLSVYFGYEAFSFYF, encoded by the coding sequence ATGACAGGAAAAACACATATCACAGGCGGTATCGCAGCAAGCCTTGCTTTTGCACAAATCACCCATTACGATCCGGTGATCTTGCTGGGCGCCGGAGTGATCGGCGCTATCCTTCCCGACATTTGCCACGGCGGCAGCAAAATCGGAAGAACTTTTCCGATGTTGTCAAAAATTATTAATACATTATTTGGGCACCGTACCTTCACTCACAGTCTGCTGTTTTTAATATTGATTGGCGCTTTATTAAATGCTGTTTCTGTAAACGAAGCGGTAACTGCTGGAATCTTAGTAGGGATGGTGAGCCATTACATATTGGATATGGCGACAAAAAACGGCATCAAGCTGCTGTTTCCCCTTAAAATTACAGTTCGTTTCCCTATAACCACCAAAACTGGAAGCATAGCCGAATATGCAGTATTTGCTGCCTTGTCTCTTTTGTCGGTTTATTTCGGCTACGAAGCTTTCTCTTTCTATTTTTGA
- a CDS encoding YihY/virulence factor BrkB family protein, with amino-acid sequence MSKAKAVAKDLVGEIKKDRATTLAAAQAYYYLLAIVPLLILLLAILPYLQLDPQRVMDLVGTVLPGEMAATFQDTIVSVVTTPSGGLLTFGILGTLWSASNAMTAFIEATNQAYDVEETRSFIKLKGMAIILTLFMLVAVIVALVLPIFGGTIIDTISSILSLPPQTEIIFQVLRWVISIAVMSIVLAFLYKFAPNKSFPFKEVIIGAVIATVLWQVVSLGFSFYVSNFGSYSATYGSLGGIIVLMLWFFLTGLILVVGAEINAILHKRKHTKNAPAQVFEE; translated from the coding sequence ATGAGCAAAGCGAAGGCCGTCGCCAAAGATTTGGTCGGCGAAATTAAAAAAGACAGGGCCACGACACTGGCTGCTGCACAAGCTTATTATTATTTATTAGCTATTGTTCCATTATTAATCTTGTTACTAGCAATTCTTCCGTATTTACAGCTCGACCCACAACGGGTGATGGATTTGGTCGGTACGGTTCTTCCAGGAGAAATGGCTGCCACGTTCCAGGATACAATTGTTAGTGTAGTTACTACACCATCCGGCGGTTTATTGACATTCGGTATTTTGGGAACGCTGTGGTCTGCTTCTAATGCCATGACAGCCTTTATCGAAGCGACTAATCAAGCTTATGATGTAGAAGAAACGCGTTCTTTCATCAAATTGAAAGGCATGGCAATTATCTTGACTCTCTTTATGCTGGTTGCTGTTATTGTGGCACTGGTTCTGCCGATTTTCGGCGGCACCATTATCGACACGATCAGTTCAATTCTAAGTTTACCCCCGCAAACCGAAATTATCTTCCAAGTGCTTCGCTGGGTCATTTCCATTGCGGTTATGAGCATTGTATTGGCGTTCCTTTATAAATTTGCGCCGAATAAGAGTTTTCCGTTTAAAGAAGTAATTATCGGCGCTGTTATTGCTACGGTTCTGTGGCAAGTCGTGTCACTCGGCTTCTCGTTTTATGTTTCAAACTTCGGCAGCTATTCTGCTACTTACGGCAGTCTCGGCGGCATTATTGTTTTAATGCTGTGGTTTTTCCTGACCGGTCTAATCCTGGTCGTCGGTGCGGAAATAAACGCCATCCTGCATAAACGAAAACACACAAAAAATGCACCTGCTCAAGTATTTGAAGAGTAG
- a CDS encoding pirin family protein has product MAGVKRIEAILSGSEPFKVIDMEVKNYLPILSDHQRMSPFFMLDHGPLKRFSPISGEGRVDGLHPHRGLETVTVVYEGAITHYDTKGNGGTIHKDEAQWMTAGAGIQHTEFPELPEGGLSEMIQLWVLLPRAHKMTEPKYQPLTRETIKSVPVRDGEVRIIAGNYSGVTGPATSFTPIHLLDVRLEMDGEAELTFPAHFNTGVFVVKGAVEVNGETAVASGNFILFENAGEDLMLKSLSDRTVLLILSGQPLQEPIAHRGPFVMNIPEELDEAYQDFWGGKFG; this is encoded by the coding sequence ATGGCTGGAGTAAAACGGATAGAAGCAATATTAAGCGGTTCTGAACCGTTTAAAGTAATCGACATGGAAGTGAAAAACTATCTGCCGATTTTATCAGATCATCAGCGCATGAGCCCGTTCTTTATGCTGGACCATGGACCGTTGAAAAGATTCTCCCCGATTTCAGGGGAAGGAAGAGTCGACGGGCTTCATCCACACCGAGGATTAGAGACGGTGACGGTTGTCTATGAAGGAGCAATCACGCATTATGATACGAAAGGCAATGGAGGAACAATCCATAAAGATGAAGCTCAATGGATGACAGCGGGTGCAGGGATTCAGCATACTGAATTTCCAGAGCTTCCTGAAGGCGGCTTATCTGAAATGATTCAACTATGGGTGCTGCTTCCCAGAGCACATAAAATGACAGAGCCGAAGTACCAGCCGTTGACCCGGGAAACAATAAAGTCTGTTCCTGTCCGGGATGGGGAAGTTCGGATCATTGCGGGAAATTATTCAGGAGTAACCGGCCCTGCAACTTCCTTTACGCCGATTCATCTTTTGGATGTCCGACTGGAAATGGACGGCGAGGCGGAATTAACATTTCCAGCGCATTTTAATACCGGTGTTTTCGTAGTAAAGGGGGCGGTTGAAGTGAATGGCGAAACCGCTGTGGCATCCGGCAACTTTATTCTCTTTGAAAATGCAGGAGAAGATTTGATGCTGAAGTCCCTCAGCGACCGTACGGTTTTGCTTATTTTGAGCGGCCAGCCGCTGCAAGAACCGATTGCGCACCGAGGACCATTTGTGATGAACATACCAGAAGAACTCGATGAGGCATACCAGGATTTTTGGGGCGGAAAATTCGGCTGA
- a CDS encoding GNAT family N-acetyltransferase, with product MIVRLDHHLEKAAQAIQKIQQPAYKVEAALMGFEGIPQLHETVEEIQDSQEIFMGFLEGELKGFISYKKEDCTIDIHRLVVAPFYFRQGIGRRLLTYLLEQYKGHDFIVSTGTANEPAKKLYESHGFVEQDCFEVAPGVFCSRFLKRK from the coding sequence ATGATTGTACGGCTAGATCATCACTTGGAAAAAGCAGCGCAAGCCATTCAAAAAATTCAGCAACCGGCATATAAAGTTGAAGCGGCATTGATGGGGTTTGAAGGAATCCCTCAACTGCATGAAACGGTTGAAGAAATCCAAGACAGCCAAGAAATTTTTATGGGCTTTTTGGAAGGAGAATTAAAGGGATTTATTTCTTATAAAAAAGAAGACTGTACAATCGATATACATAGATTAGTAGTTGCACCTTTTTACTTTCGCCAAGGCATCGGCAGAAGACTGCTGACTTACTTATTGGAGCAATATAAGGGCCATGACTTTATCGTAAGCACTGGGACTGCCAATGAACCGGCTAAAAAATTATACGAATCGCATGGTTTTGTTGAGCAGGATTGCTTTGAAGTCGCGCCTGGAGTTTTTTGCAGCCGCTTTCTAAAGAGGAAGTAA
- a CDS encoding aspartate/glutamate racemase family protein, which translates to MKTIGMIGGMSWESSAEYYRLINEEVRNRLGGLHSAKSILFSVDFEEVERWQATGDWEKAGNLLGQAAAALEKAGADFIVICTNTMHKVISDIEENISIPVLHIGEATARRIHDRQIRKVGLLGTTYTMEMDFYKSRLTSNGVEVLIPEEKEREEINRIIFEELCMGKAVPSSREFFQETIQKLASKGAEGIVLGCTEIGLLIQEKHAAIPLFDTTAIHAQAAVEQALSK; encoded by the coding sequence ATGAAAACAATCGGAATGATCGGTGGCATGAGCTGGGAATCTTCGGCTGAATACTACCGGCTGATAAACGAAGAAGTGAGAAACCGCTTAGGCGGCCTACATTCAGCGAAATCCATCCTTTTCAGTGTGGATTTTGAAGAAGTGGAGCGCTGGCAGGCAACCGGGGATTGGGAGAAAGCCGGGAATTTACTGGGCCAAGCAGCAGCGGCGCTTGAAAAAGCGGGAGCTGATTTTATTGTCATCTGCACCAATACAATGCATAAAGTAATAAGCGACATTGAAGAGAATATCTCGATTCCGGTACTGCATATCGGAGAGGCGACTGCCCGAAGGATACACGACAGGCAAATTCGAAAAGTGGGCTTGCTCGGCACAACATACACGATGGAAATGGATTTCTATAAATCCCGCCTTACTTCAAATGGAGTGGAAGTGTTGATTCCGGAAGAAAAGGAACGGGAAGAAATTAACCGCATTATTTTCGAGGAATTGTGCATGGGTAAAGCGGTACCGTCATCGAGGGAATTTTTTCAGGAAACGATTCAGAAATTGGCAAGCAAAGGGGCAGAAGGAATTGTGCTTGGCTGCACGGAAATCGGCTTGCTGATTCAAGAAAAGCATGCAGCTATTCCTTTGTTTGATACCACCGCTATCCATGCGCAAGCAGCCGTAGAACAAGCGCTCAGCAAATAA
- a CDS encoding MFS transporter has product MEAERYTTENHEFWKIMFSLLLASLFIFANLYAVQPLLPLFVTEFQVSVSAASLAMSLTTIGLIIGLVVLGFFSDRSGRRTYIIFSLLGSALPFFLLPLVESYTWFLLLRFVQGFALAGVPAAALAYISEEIAPKHIGYATALYISSNALGGMIGRVLAGFLADRFSWQAAFVLFGVTGLFLFIAVLFLLPKSRHFQPGDVSFAKDLEGFWFHLKNPSLLVVFGLGAVLQISFTGIWTYLPFHMENPPFSMSLQSISYLFFVYGIGVIGSPLAGRAAEKFGLREIRRAGVVILSFGILLTLSPFLWVVVAGLCITCLGFFTAHSLTAASVGQQAAHHKGSASSLYLVSYYIGVAAGSSLLSPLWLVSGWTGLVLFTAFLPLLYLFAVTLYRRKEKRKST; this is encoded by the coding sequence ATGGAGGCAGAAAGGTATACAACAGAAAATCACGAATTCTGGAAAATCATGTTCAGCCTGCTGCTGGCTTCTCTTTTTATTTTCGCTAACCTTTATGCTGTCCAGCCGCTTTTGCCGCTGTTCGTAACTGAATTCCAAGTGTCGGTCTCTGCTGCAAGCTTAGCCATGTCGCTGACTACAATCGGGCTCATCATCGGTTTGGTTGTCTTAGGCTTTTTTTCAGACCGCAGCGGCAGACGGACTTACATTATTTTCTCTTTGTTGGGCTCAGCGCTTCCTTTTTTCCTGCTTCCACTGGTTGAATCATATACTTGGTTTTTACTGCTCCGTTTTGTCCAGGGATTTGCGCTTGCCGGCGTACCAGCCGCAGCGCTTGCTTACATAAGTGAGGAAATCGCTCCTAAACATATCGGTTATGCGACAGCTTTATACATTTCCAGCAATGCTCTTGGCGGCATGATTGGGCGAGTGCTTGCAGGTTTTTTGGCTGATCGCTTTTCCTGGCAAGCCGCTTTTGTCCTTTTTGGTGTCACGGGCCTCTTCTTATTCATAGCGGTCTTGTTCCTGCTGCCAAAATCCCGCCATTTTCAGCCAGGCGATGTGTCTTTTGCAAAAGACCTTGAAGGTTTTTGGTTTCATTTGAAAAATCCATCATTGCTGGTTGTCTTCGGGCTGGGTGCCGTTCTTCAAATCTCCTTTACAGGCATTTGGACGTATTTGCCGTTTCACATGGAAAACCCGCCTTTCTCCATGTCCCTTCAGTCAATTTCCTATTTGTTTTTTGTTTACGGAATCGGCGTGATCGGTTCGCCGTTGGCCGGACGGGCTGCAGAAAAGTTTGGATTGCGGGAAATCCGCAGAGCCGGCGTCGTGATTCTTTCCTTCGGCATCCTTTTAACTTTAAGCCCTTTTCTTTGGGTAGTCGTGGCCGGTTTATGTATTACCTGCCTCGGTTTTTTCACAGCCCATTCTCTGACTGCCGCTTCTGTCGGCCAGCAAGCGGCTCACCATAAAGGCAGTGCTTCAAGCCTTTACCTGGTTTCTTATTATATTGGCGTCGCTGCCGGAAGTTCATTACTAAGCCCGTTATGGTTAGTCAGCGGCTGGACCGGATTGGTGCTCTTTACGGCTTTTCTGCCATTGCTTTACTTATTTGCAGTCACTTTGTACAGACGCAAAGAAAAAAGGAAAAGCACCTAA
- a CDS encoding YolD-like family protein, translated as MMKLNKHLSVKGHIKDRGSIKWTAMMLPEHVQMLREWQKEDRYNTKPDLDEFDLEAIYEEIQLAYKRQCDIEIRVWRGDAQTFAGIVTVVDLRLQKLHLDTGLHTQKLSFAEIIGAKTLD; from the coding sequence ATGATGAAGCTAAACAAACATTTATCAGTAAAAGGGCACATTAAAGACCGAGGAAGCATTAAATGGACTGCTATGATGCTGCCAGAGCATGTGCAAATGCTTCGCGAATGGCAGAAAGAAGACCGCTACAACACGAAACCTGATCTGGACGAATTTGACTTGGAAGCTATTTATGAAGAAATCCAACTCGCCTATAAACGGCAATGTGATATTGAAATCCGCGTCTGGCGCGGAGACGCGCAAACTTTCGCGGGCATTGTCACTGTTGTTGACTTGCGCCTGCAGAAGCTCCATCTCGATACCGGACTCCATACCCAAAAGCTTTCATTTGCAGAAATTATAGGTGCTAAGACCTTGGATTAA
- a CDS encoding hemolysin family protein has product MNLALLVLLIALTAFFVGAEFAVVKVRISRIDQLIEEGNKKAVLVKKVVSDLDYYLSACQLGITVTALGLGWLGEPTIERLLHPLFEILGVPASVSLIISFVLAFSLVTFLHVVVGEMAPKSLALQFAERMTLSLAPPLYWFGKVMAPFIFILNGSARVFLRIFGVQQVKEDQAHSEEELKIIMAQSFQSGEINQTELSYMQNIFAFDERSAKDVMVPRTQIIAFPQDLNSEELLAELREHRYTRYPIANNGDKDDLIGFINAKEILTHYAVNGSVNMVDFMHELPYFHETTPLQTALMKMQKDRTHIALVIDEYGGTSGIITMEDILEEIVGEIRDEFDDEEEAEIIKESEDRYLINGRVLLKDLEERFNMEFEDSEDIDTIAGWIQHQLIEAETGDVVEKEGHRWSIIDMENHHILKVAVEIVTN; this is encoded by the coding sequence ATGAATTTAGCTTTACTCGTTTTACTAATCGCGTTGACTGCGTTTTTCGTCGGTGCAGAGTTTGCTGTTGTCAAAGTCCGCATTTCGCGCATTGATCAGCTGATTGAAGAAGGAAATAAAAAAGCTGTGCTTGTAAAAAAAGTAGTCAGCGATTTGGATTATTACTTATCGGCTTGTCAGCTTGGCATCACAGTGACAGCGCTCGGGCTCGGATGGTTGGGAGAACCTACAATTGAGCGCCTTTTGCATCCTCTATTCGAAATTCTTGGCGTTCCTGCTTCTGTTTCCCTGATTATTTCGTTTGTCCTGGCATTCTCACTTGTGACTTTCCTGCATGTTGTAGTCGGTGAAATGGCACCGAAATCGCTGGCGCTGCAATTTGCTGAGCGCATGACTTTGTCCTTGGCTCCACCACTTTACTGGTTTGGTAAAGTCATGGCACCTTTTATCTTCATTTTAAATGGCTCCGCTCGAGTGTTTCTGCGGATCTTCGGCGTACAGCAGGTCAAAGAAGATCAGGCCCATTCAGAAGAAGAACTGAAAATCATCATGGCTCAAAGTTTTCAAAGTGGTGAAATCAATCAGACTGAGCTTTCCTATATGCAAAACATCTTTGCATTCGATGAGCGAAGTGCGAAGGACGTCATGGTCCCCCGCACACAAATCATTGCATTCCCGCAGGATTTGAACAGCGAGGAATTGCTGGCGGAGCTTCGAGAACACCGGTATACCCGCTATCCTATTGCGAATAACGGAGATAAAGACGATTTGATTGGGTTTATTAATGCGAAGGAAATTTTAACGCATTATGCGGTAAATGGCAGTGTCAACATGGTTGACTTTATGCATGAACTTCCTTATTTCCATGAAACTACGCCGCTTCAAACGGCGCTCATGAAAATGCAAAAGGACCGTACACATATCGCGCTTGTTATTGACGAATACGGCGGAACATCCGGCATCATTACGATGGAAGATATTTTAGAAGAAATCGTTGGCGAAATACGCGATGAATTTGACGATGAAGAAGAAGCTGAAATTATTAAAGAAAGCGAAGACCGTTATCTTATAAACGGGCGCGTTCTTTTAAAAGACTTGGAAGAGCGCTTTAACATGGAATTTGAAGACAGCGAAGACATCGATACGATAGCCGGCTGGATTCAACACCAGTTGATTGAGGCTGAAACTGGAGATGTTGTCGAAAAAGAAGGCCACCGCTGGTCAATTATTGACATGGAGAACCACCATATCCTGAAAGTGGCGGTTGAAATCGTCACCAATTAA
- a CDS encoding SOS response-associated peptidase, with protein MCGRYSLYADYSAILERFDIDEVTFGEEEYSESYNIAPSQQVVAVVNDGTKNRLGFLKWGLVPPWAKDEKIGYKMINARAETAAEKPSFRNAFKKKRCLVVADSFYEWKRTDDGKTPMRIKLKSGEPFAFAALWESWKSPEGKTVNTCSILTTKANELMGSIHDRMPVILSKEAEKVWLDPKVQDEEVLGNLLKPFDSAQLEAYEVSDAVNSPKNNGPELIRKVG; from the coding sequence ATGTGTGGAAGATACTCATTGTATGCAGATTACAGTGCGATACTGGAACGCTTTGACATTGATGAAGTGACGTTTGGAGAAGAAGAATATTCGGAGAGCTATAATATCGCCCCTTCCCAGCAAGTGGTGGCAGTAGTCAATGACGGAACCAAGAACCGTTTAGGATTTTTGAAATGGGGACTTGTTCCGCCATGGGCAAAAGATGAGAAAATCGGCTACAAAATGATCAATGCACGCGCGGAAACAGCGGCTGAAAAGCCAAGTTTCCGGAATGCCTTCAAGAAAAAGCGCTGTCTCGTTGTAGCTGATTCTTTTTATGAATGGAAACGGACCGATGACGGAAAAACACCGATGCGCATCAAATTGAAATCGGGTGAGCCTTTCGCTTTCGCGGCATTATGGGAATCCTGGAAGTCGCCCGAAGGCAAGACAGTCAATACTTGTTCCATTTTGACAACTAAAGCAAATGAGTTAATGGGTTCTATTCATGACCGAATGCCGGTGATTTTATCGAAAGAAGCGGAAAAAGTTTGGCTTGATCCGAAAGTGCAAGATGAAGAAGTGCTTGGAAATCTATTGAAGCCATTTGATTCCGCACAATTAGAAGCATACGAAGTTTCGGATGCAGTCAACTCTCCAAAAAACAATGGGCCCGAATTGATCCGGAAAGTAGGCTGA
- a CDS encoding YfbR-like 5'-deoxynucleotidase, translated as MGIHKFFTSLNDLERIIRAPGRFKFEEHNVAAHSWKVSQYALFFATIEERAGQTIDWKSLYEKTINHDFAEVFIGDIKTPVKHSSPELKEMIAKVEEGMMEKFILREIPEDFQEVFFDRMKEGKDATIEGRLLEMADKLDQFYESFAELKRGNADQEFVAMYRIALKKLLAIPLKASVTYFREVVLEDVISEETIIDIREITREVLKG; from the coding sequence ATGGGAATTCATAAGTTTTTTACTTCATTGAATGATTTGGAGCGTATTATCCGGGCTCCTGGAAGATTTAAATTCGAAGAACATAACGTGGCAGCGCACTCTTGGAAAGTCAGCCAGTATGCCTTATTCTTTGCAACAATTGAAGAGCGGGCTGGACAGACCATCGATTGGAAATCCCTGTATGAAAAAACCATCAATCATGACTTTGCAGAAGTCTTTATCGGGGATATCAAAACCCCCGTCAAGCATTCATCTCCTGAATTGAAGGAAATGATTGCAAAAGTTGAAGAAGGCATGATGGAAAAGTTCATTCTACGGGAAATCCCTGAAGATTTTCAGGAAGTCTTTTTTGATCGGATGAAAGAAGGCAAAGATGCGACTATTGAAGGCCGGCTGCTTGAAATGGCGGACAAACTGGATCAGTTTTACGAATCTTTTGCAGAACTGAAACGAGGCAACGCTGACCAGGAATTTGTGGCGATGTACCGGATTGCATTGAAAAAGTTGCTGGCCATCCCGCTAAAAGCAAGTGTCACTTATTTTAGAGAAGTTGTGCTTGAAGATGTCATCAGCGAAGAGACCATTATTGATATCAGGGAAATTACCCGCGAGGTATTGAAGGGCTAA
- a CDS encoding Lrp/AsnC family transcriptional regulator, translating into MKIDEIDKKILELLTVNGRSSYVDIGKELNLSRVAVRERVHQLTEAGIIEKFTVVINSEKVGKQVSGFFEVDCEPSSLVEVAQALADNPNVASCYQMTGPSTLHMHVLVDDFQGLEKFINEELYALDGITRVESHILLRRFKSRNGLKL; encoded by the coding sequence ATGAAAATAGATGAAATCGATAAGAAGATTTTAGAATTGTTGACGGTGAACGGCCGCAGTTCTTATGTAGATATCGGAAAAGAGTTAAACCTTTCGCGTGTAGCGGTTCGAGAACGGGTCCACCAATTGACAGAGGCCGGAATTATTGAAAAGTTCACGGTGGTGATCAACAGTGAAAAAGTTGGGAAGCAAGTATCGGGATTTTTCGAAGTCGATTGCGAACCTTCTTCACTTGTCGAAGTGGCTCAGGCCTTGGCAGACAATCCAAACGTAGCCAGCTGTTATCAAATGACTGGTCCGTCCACTCTCCATATGCATGTTTTAGTAGATGACTTTCAGGGGTTGGAGAAATTTATCAATGAAGAGTTGTACGCACTTGATGGCATCACCCGTGTAGAAAGCCATATTCTACTGCGTCGCTTCAAAAGCAGAAATGGTTTAAAACTATAA
- a CDS encoding class I SAM-dependent methyltransferase, with protein sequence MEEQVKNKVKSVFGKNADKYVTSDIHAKGDDLPLLAEWLHPEKTWTILDIATGGGHVSRVLAPRVGTVVSTDLTEAMLENTAKHLQKDFDNIFYVVADAEALPFLADSFDAAVCRIAPHHFPHPEKFIQETARVLKPGGKLILIDNVAPEDAELGIFMNTTEKLRDDSHARCLSKREWRHLLEANALEEIQSLDRKKTFKYPTWVRRTADSEEQIERVTWHLLEANAAAKDYFKIAVQNGEIQTFEIDEWMVMYQK encoded by the coding sequence ATGGAAGAACAAGTGAAAAACAAAGTGAAGTCGGTATTTGGCAAAAACGCTGACAAGTATGTAACAAGCGATATCCATGCGAAAGGGGACGATCTTCCGCTCTTAGCTGAGTGGCTGCACCCTGAAAAAACATGGACCATCCTGGATATTGCGACAGGCGGCGGGCATGTCTCCAGAGTACTGGCACCGCGAGTCGGTACAGTCGTTTCAACCGATTTGACAGAGGCGATGCTGGAAAACACAGCAAAGCATCTCCAAAAGGACTTTGACAATATTTTTTATGTGGTTGCAGATGCTGAAGCTTTGCCTTTTTTAGCCGATAGCTTTGATGCAGCAGTTTGCAGAATCGCGCCGCATCATTTTCCACATCCGGAAAAGTTCATCCAGGAAACAGCACGGGTATTAAAGCCGGGCGGAAAACTTATTTTGATTGATAATGTTGCCCCAGAAGATGCTGAATTGGGCATTTTCATGAATACCACAGAAAAACTGAGAGATGACAGCCATGCGCGTTGTTTGTCCAAAAGGGAATGGCGCCATTTGCTGGAAGCTAATGCACTGGAGGAAATCCAATCACTGGACCGCAAAAAAACATTCAAGTATCCAACATGGGTAAGACGGACGGCAGACAGCGAAGAACAGATTGAACGTGTCACGTGGCATTTGCTGGAGGCAAATGCCGCAGCCAAAGACTATTTTAAAATCGCTGTCCAAAACGGAGAAATTCAGACTTTTGAGATTGATGAATGGATGGTTATGTACCAAAAATAA
- a CDS encoding patatin-like phospholipase family protein translates to MKSGLILEGGGMRGVYTGGVLEKFLEEEIFVDYIIGVSAGACNASSYVSRQTGRNHKVTIGSVHHPDYISVKNLLLKRELFGMNLIFDDIPNRLVPFDYDSFHNATEEFVIGTTDCLTGEAVYFEKRQHAKDVLSLVRASSSLPFMAKPVEFKGRLLMDGGVADPIPIRKALEDGVTKPIIVLTKEKGYRKKRNSFAKLMPAFYRQFPGIVKSMESWYLRYNETVEFIEELEVEGKVLVIQPSRFFKMNGMERDTEKLTELYNQGYHDAEEKMLAIKKFISL, encoded by the coding sequence ATGAAAAGCGGTCTGATATTAGAAGGCGGAGGCATGCGGGGGGTGTACACTGGAGGTGTCCTCGAGAAATTCTTGGAAGAAGAGATTTTTGTGGATTATATTATTGGGGTTTCGGCCGGTGCCTGCAATGCTTCTTCTTATGTGTCGCGGCAGACGGGGCGCAATCATAAAGTGACCATCGGCTCTGTGCATCATCCGGATTATATTTCTGTAAAGAATTTATTGTTGAAAAGAGAACTGTTCGGGATGAATTTGATTTTTGATGACATTCCGAATCGGCTGGTGCCTTTCGATTATGACAGTTTCCATAATGCAACTGAAGAATTTGTTATAGGGACCACGGATTGCCTGACTGGGGAAGCGGTCTATTTTGAAAAACGCCAGCATGCCAAGGATGTCTTGTCCCTCGTCCGGGCCTCCAGTTCACTGCCTTTTATGGCGAAGCCGGTTGAATTCAAAGGCAGACTCCTGATGGACGGCGGAGTGGCTGACCCTATTCCAATCCGTAAAGCTCTCGAAGATGGTGTAACAAAGCCTATAATCGTCTTGACCAAAGAAAAAGGATACCGGAAAAAGAGAAATTCTTTTGCCAAATTGATGCCGGCTTTTTATCGCCAATTTCCTGGCATCGTGAAAAGCATGGAAAGCTGGTATTTAAGGTATAACGAAACGGTGGAGTTTATCGAAGAACTGGAAGTTGAAGGGAAAGTGCTTGTCATTCAACCTTCCAGATTTTTTAAAATGAACGGGATGGAACGTGATACTGAAAAGTTAACGGAATTGTATAACCAGGGCTACCATGATGCAGAAGAAAAAATGCTGGCAATCAAAAAGTTCATCTCGCTTTAA